A genomic region of Podarcis raffonei isolate rPodRaf1 chromosome 13, rPodRaf1.pri, whole genome shotgun sequence contains the following coding sequences:
- the TSEN34 gene encoding tRNA-splicing endonuclease subunit Sen34 → MIRIHILEGKAFVWNAADARRLREEHRIVGTLVGALARKPRQNVRLGLPLQLLPEEVRLLAEKGLAALFKNAASQPLRDDKSQDPSALEEAAAYQNEQEESYQEQVRLAAEERKAVLGTLAERIAQGRAKKRRQEEGDPPAEPESTFVLPRQSMMVQLPTERVHPGPEEEVDWHVQSQDWPYAGQEDHELRYRIFQNLWERGYYVTSGSKFGGDFLVYPGDPMRFHAHYIALCVSKDTPLSLCDVVSAGRLGTNVKKTVLLCSVDQDGSAVFTSLQWSGMQ, encoded by the exons ATGATCCGAATCCACATCTTGGAGGGAAAGGCTTTTGTGTGGAATGCTGCTGATGCGCGGAGATTGCGGGAGGAGCATCGTATTGTCGGCACACTGGTTGGAGCGTTAGCTCGGAAGCCGCGGCAGAATGTGCGGCTGGGGCTGCCCCTGCAGCTGCTCCCGGAAGAGGTCCGGTTACTCGCAGAAAAGGGGTTGGCAGCCTTGTTCAAAAACGCAGCATCCCAACCCCTTCGAGATGATAAAAGCCAG GATCCTTCAGCCCTTGAGGAGGCGGCCGCCTACCAAAACGAGCAAGAGGAGAGCTATCAGGAGCAGGTTCGGCTGGCGGCTGAAGAGAGGAAAGCTGTGCTGGGTACTCTTGCGGAACGTATAGCCCAGGGCCGAGCAAAGAAACGGCGGCAGGAAGAGGGAG ATCCTCCTGCAGAACCGGAATCCACCTTTGTGCTTCCTCGACAATCTATGATGgtccagctcccaacagaacgaGTACATCCAGGCCCAGAAGAAGAGGTGGACTGGCATGTCCAATCCCAAGACTGGCCTTATGCTGGACAGGAGGACCACGAGCTACGTTACCGCATTTTCCAGAATCTTTGGGAACGGGGCTACTACGTCACCAGTGGGAGCAAATTTGGGGGTGACTTCCTTGTTTATCCAG GTGACCCCATGCGTTTCCATGCCCATTACATTGCCCTGTGTGTCTCTAAAGACACCCCTCTCTCCCTGTGTGATGTCGTCAGCGCAGGACGCCTCGGCACCAACGTGAAGAAGACGGTGCTGCTGTGTTCGGTGGACCAGGATGGGAGTGCAGTCTTTACGTCCTTGCAGTGGAGTGGGatgcagtga